A window of Streptomyces caniferus contains these coding sequences:
- the dgt gene encoding dGTP triphosphohydrolase, which produces MRPATYSDEDLEQHSLRRRVPDDGQRSGFEHDVDRILYSTQWRALAGKSQVVASAELGAYHTRLTHSMKVAQLGRRMAERLERRYGGPNPALVEAACMAHDIGHPPFGHAGELALRATMDELHFADGVLDSFEGNAQTLRVLTFLAAHKYPGHRGLHLTRACLDAATKYPWERAPVDQDPARHVKWGVYVADREAFSWVRAGRTDTAVPVEEQVMDWADDVTYACHDVEDFYRTGLIPLAALFPPDGAAGADTEREIRRFLDYVEVKRAREGAAFDRAAALVMMSDIGKRLAVPAPYSGSHEDAVAVNRRTADLISYFTRGIELEVGGTAAIRYGARLVIPQERRDACDLLKELVWCYVIDRPALATQQHGKRRVVSELLRWSYDAPELLPPDRAEELALHGDRLRAAADHVASLTEDQALALHRRLSGTGLGSVNDNVWL; this is translated from the coding sequence ATGCGACCTGCCACATACAGCGATGAGGACCTAGAGCAGCACTCCCTCCGGCGACGGGTGCCCGACGACGGGCAGCGGTCCGGCTTCGAGCACGACGTCGACCGGATCCTTTACTCGACCCAGTGGCGGGCGCTGGCCGGCAAGAGCCAGGTGGTGGCGAGCGCCGAGCTGGGCGCGTACCACACCCGGCTGACCCACTCCATGAAGGTCGCGCAGCTCGGGCGGCGGATGGCGGAGCGGCTGGAGCGCCGGTACGGCGGGCCGAACCCGGCGCTCGTCGAGGCGGCGTGCATGGCCCACGACATCGGCCATCCGCCCTTCGGGCACGCGGGCGAGCTGGCCCTGCGCGCCACCATGGACGAGCTGCACTTCGCGGACGGTGTGCTGGACAGCTTCGAGGGCAATGCGCAGACCCTGCGGGTGCTGACCTTCCTCGCCGCCCACAAGTACCCGGGCCACCGCGGGCTGCATCTGACCCGCGCCTGTCTGGACGCCGCCACCAAGTACCCGTGGGAGCGGGCACCTGTCGACCAGGATCCGGCGCGGCATGTGAAGTGGGGGGTCTACGTCGCCGACCGGGAGGCGTTCTCCTGGGTGCGGGCCGGCCGTACGGACACCGCCGTACCGGTCGAGGAGCAGGTCATGGACTGGGCGGACGATGTCACCTACGCCTGCCACGACGTGGAGGACTTCTACCGTACGGGCCTGATTCCGCTGGCCGCGCTGTTCCCGCCGGACGGTGCCGCGGGCGCCGACACCGAGCGGGAGATCCGCCGCTTCCTGGACTACGTCGAGGTCAAGCGGGCGCGGGAGGGCGCGGCCTTCGACCGTGCGGCGGCGCTGGTGATGATGTCGGACATCGGCAAGCGGCTGGCGGTGCCCGCCCCGTACAGCGGCAGCCATGAGGACGCGGTCGCGGTCAATCGCCGCACCGCCGATCTGATCTCGTACTTCACCCGCGGGATCGAGCTGGAGGTGGGCGGCACCGCGGCGATCCGTTACGGGGCGCGGCTGGTGATCCCTCAGGAGCGGCGGGACGCCTGCGATCTGCTCAAGGAACTGGTGTGGTGCTACGTCATCGACCGCCCCGCCCTCGCCACCCAGCAGCACGGCAAGCGGCGGGTGGTGAGCGAGCTGCTGCGCTGGTCCTATGACGCACCCGAGCTGCTGCCGCCGGACCGCGCCGAGGAGCTGGCGCTGCACGGGGACCGGCTGCGTGCCGCCGCGGACCATGTCGCGTCGCTGACCGAGGACCAGGCGCTGGCCCTGCACCGGCGGCTGTCCGGCACCGGCCTGGGGTCGGTCAACGACAACGTCTGGCTCTGA
- a CDS encoding ATP-binding protein: MMGGMAGLEGMEQPRPRSDPAAARWGIPGPDPDTAPAPCAPVFAALDPVGEPALGEVRLPSRPQSAGIARRLTAAVLLKQWSLTPQLAEHAVLLVSELVGNAVRHTGARTFGLRMLRRRGWIRIEVRDPSRGLPCLMPVQEMDTSGRGLFLVDKLSDRWGVDLLPRGKTTWFEMRIADR, from the coding sequence ATGATGGGAGGCATGGCGGGCCTCGAAGGAATGGAGCAGCCGCGGCCGCGGAGCGATCCGGCCGCCGCACGATGGGGCATCCCCGGTCCGGACCCGGACACCGCACCGGCACCCTGCGCACCCGTCTTCGCGGCACTCGACCCGGTCGGTGAACCGGCCCTCGGTGAGGTCCGGCTGCCCTCGCGCCCCCAGTCCGCCGGCATCGCCCGCCGGCTGACCGCCGCCGTACTCCTCAAGCAGTGGTCCCTCACGCCCCAGCTCGCCGAGCACGCCGTGCTGCTGGTCTCCGAGCTCGTCGGCAACGCCGTACGGCACACCGGCGCGCGCACCTTCGGGCTGCGGATGCTCCGCCGCCGCGGCTGGATCCGGATCGAGGTGCGCGACCCGTCCCGCGGCCTGCCCTGTCTCATGCCGGTCCAGGAGATGGACACCAGCGGCCGCGGCCTCTTCCTCGTCGACAAGCTCTCCGACCGCTGGGGCGTGGATCTGCTGCCGCGCGGCAAGACGACCTGGTTCGAGATGCGGATCGCCGACCGCTGA
- a CDS encoding cytochrome c biogenesis CcdA family protein produces the protein MNDIGYLAAFLGGALALLSPCSALLLPAFFAYSLSTPGRLVARTGVFYLGLATTLVPLGAASTAASRLFNGHRDLLIAVGGWVVIAMGIAQILGLGFASRRAQAAAARITPRSAVSTFLLGCVYGLAGFCAGPILGAVLTVTAVSGSPVYGASMLAVYALGMALPLFVLALLWDRCKLGSRGWLRGRAFTLGKLRLHTTSVLSGVFFIGIGVLFLRFNGTSALPGILDADAEFRAEEWAARIGNAVPDYALIAVAALVVAAVLGRIALRPEKKRRDGAEPSPDGAERPREGADRPRGGGE, from the coding sequence ATGAACGACATCGGCTACCTCGCGGCGTTCCTGGGCGGGGCGCTGGCGCTGCTCAGCCCGTGCAGTGCGCTGCTGCTGCCGGCGTTCTTCGCGTACTCCCTCTCGACGCCCGGCCGGCTGGTGGCCCGTACCGGGGTGTTCTATCTGGGGCTGGCCACGACGCTGGTCCCGCTCGGCGCGGCCAGTACGGCGGCCAGCCGGCTGTTCAACGGCCACCGCGACCTGCTGATCGCCGTCGGCGGCTGGGTCGTCATCGCGATGGGGATCGCCCAGATCCTCGGCCTGGGCTTCGCCTCCCGGCGGGCCCAGGCGGCCGCCGCGCGGATCACCCCGCGGTCGGCGGTCTCCACCTTCCTGCTCGGCTGCGTCTACGGGCTCGCCGGCTTCTGCGCGGGCCCGATTCTCGGCGCGGTGCTGACGGTGACGGCGGTCAGCGGCTCACCGGTGTACGGCGCCTCGATGCTCGCCGTCTACGCGCTGGGCATGGCACTGCCGCTGTTCGTGCTGGCGCTGCTGTGGGACCGGTGCAAGCTCGGCAGCCGCGGCTGGCTGCGGGGCCGCGCCTTCACCCTCGGAAAGCTGCGGCTGCACACCACCTCGGTGCTGTCCGGGGTGTTCTTCATCGGCATCGGCGTGCTCTTCCTGCGCTTCAACGGGACCAGCGCGCTGCCCGGAATCCTCGATGCGGACGCCGAGTTCCGGGCCGAGGAATGGGCGGCGCGGATCGGGAACGCCGTACCGGACTACGCGCTGATCGCGGTGGCCGCGCTGGTCGTCGCCGCGGTGCTGGGCCGTATCGCGCTCCGGCCGGAGAAGAAGCGGCGGGACGGGGCGGAGCCGTCGCCGGACGGGGCGGAACGGCCGCGGGAGGGGGCCGATCGTCCGCGGGGTGGGGGCGAATAG
- a CDS encoding DsbA family protein — translation MPVSASPTRKLAAIGAVIALVVAVIAIGVAVGKSVEGDPGTGRTGSPEAAASAGSEEDPAQQKMFDDLAKQTSRREDGDPLAVGKKDAPVVLVEYADYQCSFCGRFTRETQPDLIKKFVDKGTLRIEFRNFTVFGADSERAARASWAAGQQGKFWQLHDALYAKTRKGKALAEDKLVELARTSGVDDIEKFRTDMKSADAEKALKKDQAEGYQLGVQSTPSFLINGRPVAGAQPAEVFAQGIKDAAARAAGNGPAAKGAKE, via the coding sequence ATGCCCGTTTCCGCTTCCCCCACCCGCAAACTGGCCGCCATCGGCGCGGTCATCGCCCTCGTCGTGGCCGTCATCGCCATCGGGGTCGCCGTCGGCAAGTCCGTCGAGGGCGACCCCGGCACCGGCCGCACCGGCTCCCCGGAGGCCGCCGCCTCCGCCGGGAGCGAGGAGGACCCCGCACAGCAGAAGATGTTCGACGACCTCGCCAAGCAGACCAGCCGGCGCGAGGACGGCGACCCGCTGGCCGTCGGCAAGAAGGACGCCCCGGTGGTCCTGGTCGAATACGCCGACTACCAGTGCTCGTTCTGCGGCCGCTTCACCCGCGAGACCCAGCCCGACCTGATCAAGAAGTTCGTCGACAAGGGCACCCTGCGCATCGAGTTCCGCAACTTCACCGTCTTCGGCGCCGACTCCGAGCGGGCCGCCCGCGCCTCCTGGGCCGCGGGACAGCAGGGCAAGTTCTGGCAGCTCCACGACGCGCTGTACGCCAAGACCCGCAAGGGCAAGGCGCTCGCCGAGGACAAGCTCGTCGAGCTGGCCCGCACCAGCGGGGTGGACGACATCGAGAAGTTCCGTACGGACATGAAGAGCGCGGACGCCGAGAAGGCGCTGAAGAAGGACCAGGCCGAGGGGTACCAGCTCGGGGTGCAGTCCACGCCGTCCTTCCTCATCAACGGCCGGCCGGTCGCCGGCGCCCAGCCCGCCGAGGTCTTCGCGCAGGGCATCAAGGACGCCGCGGCGCGGGCGGCCGGGAACGGTCCCGCGGCCAAGGGAGCGAAGGAATGA